The following proteins come from a genomic window of Malus domestica chromosome 02, GDT2T_hap1:
- the LOC114821514 gene encoding putative pentatricopeptide repeat-containing protein At5g37570: MPSIRLYSSLAPPNSRRPTFLLPSIATLLKACKTQSHLQQIHAHIVHKGLEQDYFLITQFICLSNALASLSYSAAVFDRVLSPNTFLWNCLIKGYCERSGFLGIVSLFVRMKREEGLPDRYTYPSLFKACASEGRVWEGRAIHGSAVRCGVDGDVFVGTSLIDLYGKCKEIVCARKVFDRMSERSVVSWTTMVVGYASVGDLVEANKLFDQMPQKNVVSWNAIISGFVKMGDLVNARRIFDHMPDKNVVSYTTMIDGYAKYGDMASARFLFEQAPNKDIVAWSALISGYAQNGQPNEVVKIFQEMSTKNVKPDEFIMVSLMSACSQVGCLQVAKWVDSYLSQSSVDVRQAHVLAALINMNAMCGNMERATRLFEEMPKRDLISYCSMIQGLSINGQGGQAVDLFRQMLNEGLAPDEVAFTVILTVCSRSGLVEEGWHFFESMRHKYGLIPSPDHYACIISLLSRSGRLKSAYDLLRSMPVEPHAGAWGALLSACKLNCNAELGELVAHRLFELEPQNPGNYVLLSDIYAETGRWFDVSAVRTKMEERGIKKIPGISYLV, from the coding sequence ATGCCTTCAATCCGCCTCTACTCATCGCTAGCTCCGCCCAACAGCCGCCGTCCCACTTTTCTGCTGCCGTCAATCGCAACGTTGCTCAAAGCCTGCAAAACCCAATCCCATCTCCAACAAATCCACGCCCACATTGTACACAAAGGTTTGGAGCAAGATTACTTCCTCATAACCCAGTTCATCTGCCTCTCCAACGCCCTCGCTTCCCTCTCTTACTCTGCCGCCGTCTTCGACCGCGTTCTCAGCCCAAACACCTTTCTCTGGAACTGTCTGATCAAAGGGTACTGCGAAAGGTCTGGTTTTTTGGGCATTGTTTCTCTGTTTGTTCGAATGAAGAGGGAGGAAGGCCTTCCGGATAGGTATACGTACCCGTCTCTTTTTAAGGCGTGTGCGAGTGAGGGGAGGGTCTGGGAAGGAAGGGCGATACATGGGTCGGCGGTGCGGTGTGGGGTTGATGGGGATGTGTTTGTAGGCACCAGTTTGATTGATTTGTACGGTAAGTGCAAGGAGATTGTTTGCGCTCGCAAGGTGTTTGATAGAATGTCTGAGAGAAGTGTGGTTTCTTGGACGACTATGGTTGTTGGGTATGCTAGTGTTGGGGATTTGGTGGAGGCCAACAAGTTGTTTGATCAGATGCCCCAGAAAAATGTGGTGTCGTGGAATGCGATTATTAGTGGGTTTGTGAAGATGGGGGATTTGGTTAATGCTAGGAGGATCTTTGATCATATGCCTGACAAGAATGTGGTTTCTTATACTACTATGATTGATGGATATGCCAAGTACGGAGATATGGCGTCTGCGAGATTTTTGTTTGAGCAAGCCCCGAATAAAGATATCGTTGCGTGGTCAGCATTGATATCAGGGTATGCTCAAAATGGTCAACCTAACGAGGTCGTAAAGATATTTCAAGAAATGAGTACGAAGAATGTTAAGCCTGATGAGTTTATAATGGTGAGCTTGATGTCAGCTTGTTCCCAAGTGGGCTGCTTGCAGGTGGCTAAATGGGTTGATTCTTACCTGAGCCAGAGCTCCGTTGATGTTCGCCAGGCTCATGTTCTCGCAGCTCTGATTAACATGAATGCAATGTGTGGGAATATGGAAAGAGCAACACGTTTGTTTGAAGAGATGCCTAAGCGGGACTTGATTTCGTATTGTTCTATGATACAAGGGTTGTCGATTAATGGTCAAGGGGGTCAGGCTGTTGACCTCTTCAGACAGATGCTAAATGAAGGTTTGGCTCCGGATGAGGTTGCTTTTACAGTCATCCTGACAGTTTGTAGTCGGTCAGGGCTTGTTGAGGAGGGTTGGCACTTCTTTGAATCAATGAGACATAAGTACGGTTTAATACCCTCTCCTGATCATTATGCATGTATCATTAGTCTTCTTAGCCGGTCAGGACGGTTAAAATCAGCTTATGATCTTCTACGATCAATGCCTGTGGAGCCTCATGCTGGTGCTTGGGGTGCACTACTTTCAGCCTGTAAGCTAAACTGCAATGCTGAGCTAGGAGAGTTAGTTGCTCATCGACTTTTTGAGCTTGAACCCCAAAATCCTGGTAATTATGTGCTTTTGTCCGATATCTATGCAGAAACAGGCCGCTGGTTTGATGTTTCTGCAGTGAGGACCAAAATGGAAGAGCGAGGGATTAAAAAGATACCCGGTATCAGTTATTTAGTTTAA